In Clostridium ljungdahlii DSM 13528, the genomic window TTTATGGGAGGACTCCACAGTGGTTTGATTGATTTTCCAGATTGGACACTTGAAAATTGTATCAAACATGTAGAAGAAGCTTGCAAAGCTAATGGAAAGAAATACTTTATTCCATGCCTGACTGCGGGTTTACCTAAGGGGTATTTTCCAAATGTATATGAGACAGTAAGTAAGGCAATAGATGAAATGAGTAAAAAAATGTTTTAAGCTACATAACTGAAATAAAACATTTTTGTTGTAAATAAAAAACATTTTGGATCAATGTTAAAAATAAATTAATCCAAAATGCTTTTTATGCAAAAAAGAAGTTAATTATCTTATATTACTATTTTCTATTCTCTAATTTAAAGCATTTTAACAAGAATGGCAGCCATATCTTCAGAAGAAACAATCATGTCATCTTTCAACCACTGTTGTATTACTCCAATACAGCCTGATATAGCGAAAGGCATAACATAGTGAGCTTCTGCTTCCGAGGATGTATCGTCTAGAGGAATCTGGCAGTGCTTTATAGCATCTTTAAACTTTTCTATAAAAGCGTAGTTCCCATCATATCCTAAAAATATTTTAAACATTTCAGCATTAGCTTTTACAAACTCGAATAGATATATAAAAAAAGACAGTAAGTCTTCGTAGGTGGTAGCTTCCTTTGAAAATTTGTCATAAGTTTCACTAAAATCATTAACCAATTCAGTTTCTATCATATCTACCATATCAAATATGTCTTTATAATAAAGGTAAAAAGTTGATCTATTAACATCTGCTAAGTCCGTAAGTT contains:
- a CDS encoding TetR/AcrR family transcriptional regulator, with the protein product MEEKKLDRRVRKTKKALLQALTKLMSKKKVNSITVKELTDLADVNRSTFYLYYKDIFDMVDMIETELVNDFSETYDKFSKEATTYEDLLSFFIYLFEFVKANAEMFKIFLGYDGNYAFIEKFKDAIKHCQIPLDDTSSEAEAHYVMPFAISGCIGVIQQWLKDDMIVSSEDMAAILVKML